The following nucleotide sequence is from Penaeus vannamei isolate JL-2024 unplaced genomic scaffold, ASM4276789v1 unanchor2099, whole genome shotgun sequence.
ATTAAAGGTACAAGTCTTATGAATATTATATCAAATGCCAAGATTTTCTTGAAAATCAAGCAAATGAAAAATTTCTGCCATCCATGTCTTAcatcaataaacataaaaaccCTATTTATATGTTTAGATTAAAGCTACTACACTGTTTTTTTATCACACAAAAGAGAAGCAGATAATGGAATTTGATTTTATCACTCTCATACCTCCCCTTCTTTTTGCTTTAGGAGATGATGGAACTCATTTCAATTTCTTTCATCTCCTGAATGTCCGCCTTTAGCCTCAGCTTCAGAATCTCACGCCATATGGCCTCGAGATGCTCTGGATGTGCTATGCCTAGCCTGATGAGGGTTCCTTCCGTCATCCTCACAAGGGCCTTGCCAGTGATGTCATGCTGAAAGTGATATAATATATCAATCAAAATAATTTGCTATGGCTC
It contains:
- the LOC113806633 gene encoding protein aveugle-like gives rise to the protein MTMTLGVDASQTAKPKGKLTRPKPCYLWTTADVQKWFKRHCSEYFQLYSHLLIQHDITGKALVRMTEGTLIRLGIAHPEHLEAIWREILKLRLKADIQEMKEIEMSSIIS